A genomic segment from Nicotiana sylvestris chromosome 1, ASM39365v2, whole genome shotgun sequence encodes:
- the LOC104227265 gene encoding protein TILLER ANGLE CONTROL 1-like — protein MKIFSWVHRKYNQKDGLLDRNVKKNEVIISNEIIGDTQLLLQDASMAHMLDGWKGGILTIGTFGFGPLKDQCDQLDIEVEDEECEITVSDDEKDEQLIINPLMYANGHEQSHHEALKANKSEEEGRKKHQIKKERITLADLFSADFDKENIPGANNINLGDKLQPDLFMTKNKASNFQVKNGLSFAKKLIPQVREDSYHPILKLQQLMTRVLKRKVHPDMESKNHKTSRVIAAATMLESISLLKIQETIA, from the exons ATGAAG ATCTTCAGTTGGGTGCACCGCAAATATAATCAGAAAG ATGGATTGCTTGATCGGAATGTGAAGAAAAATGAGGTGATAATCAGCAATGAGATTATTGGCGACACACAACTTCTTCTTCAAGATGCGTCAATGGCGCATATGTTGGACGGATGGAAAGGAGGAATCCTCACAATTGGCACGTTCGGATTCGGTCCACTAAAAGATCAATGTGACCAGCTAGACATTGAAGTTGAAGATGAAGAATGTGAAATAACAGTTAGTGATGATGAGAAAGATGAACAACTTATTATAAACCCATTGATGTATGCAAATGGACATGAACAAAGTCATCATGAGGCACTAAAGGCAAACAAATCGGAGGAAGAGGGAAGAAAGAAGCATCAAATTAAGAAGGAAAGGATCACACTGGCAGATTTATTCTCAGCTGATTTTGATAAGGAGAATATTCCTGGCGCAAATAATATTAATCTAGGTGACAAGCTTCAGCCAGATTTATTCATGACTAAGAATAAAGCTTCGAATTTCCAAGTGAAGAATGGACTTTCTTTCGCTAAGAAGCTTATCCCTCAAGTCCGGGAGGATTCTTATCATCCCATCCTGAAACTACAACAA TTGATGACAAGGGTGTTGAAAAGGAAGGTTCATCCAGATATGGAAAGCAAGAATCATAAAACCAGTCGAGTGATAGCAGCTGCTACTATGCTGGAATCTATTTCCCTTCTGAAAATTCAAG AAACTATTGCCTGA